One segment of Rhodopirellula baltica SH 1 DNA contains the following:
- a CDS encoding SGNH/GDSL hydrolase family protein — translation MLRTSSTLCLLTFWLLASHQAHGEFELRDAVECHPRAGLPHFTAKIESGETVRVAYLGGSITAAPGWRIQSRQWLQQQYPKATIEEIHAAIGGTGSDLGVFRLQRDALQHAPDLLFVEFAVNDGGVAPERIHQSMEGIVRQTWAANPNTDICFVYTLTQQMLSDLQAGKMPRAASAMEVLADHYSIPSIHFGVEVARLESAGKLVFKAPKPADMNAEPMVFSSDGVHPHVETGHRIYTETIARSWPKIMEANQTAQPHLLGPPLRDDNWERAKMVSIEPEMLSGNWTKLAADHSLAKRFQRNMPELYQANGPGATLEFTFEGTNAGVFDILGPDGGEVRVQIDGNEFTRNRIDGYCTYHRMATLKVGSELEPGKHTVKIELLPNQLDKREILFERNQTDFDAKPEKYKDHTWYASSLMLIGDLER, via the coding sequence ATGCTCCGAACCTCAAGCACGCTTTGCCTCCTGACCTTTTGGTTGCTCGCCTCACATCAAGCTCATGGCGAGTTTGAACTTCGCGATGCGGTGGAATGCCACCCTCGCGCTGGATTGCCGCATTTCACCGCCAAAATCGAATCTGGCGAAACGGTTCGAGTTGCTTATCTCGGCGGCAGCATCACTGCGGCACCGGGTTGGCGGATCCAATCACGCCAGTGGTTGCAACAGCAATACCCGAAGGCAACCATCGAAGAAATTCATGCCGCGATTGGTGGCACGGGGTCAGACCTCGGTGTGTTTCGCCTGCAGCGTGATGCGTTGCAACACGCCCCGGATTTGCTGTTTGTCGAATTCGCGGTCAACGATGGAGGCGTGGCTCCCGAGCGCATCCATCAATCCATGGAAGGGATCGTCCGCCAAACCTGGGCAGCGAATCCAAACACCGACATTTGCTTTGTTTACACACTGACGCAGCAGATGCTCTCCGATTTGCAGGCTGGCAAGATGCCTCGCGCAGCCAGTGCCATGGAAGTGTTGGCCGATCACTATTCGATTCCCTCCATCCACTTCGGTGTCGAAGTCGCACGTTTGGAATCTGCCGGCAAACTTGTTTTCAAAGCCCCCAAGCCTGCGGATATGAATGCGGAACCAATGGTGTTCTCGAGCGACGGAGTTCATCCGCACGTCGAGACCGGACACCGCATCTACACCGAAACAATTGCTCGATCATGGCCGAAGATCATGGAAGCAAATCAAACCGCACAACCTCATTTGCTTGGCCCCCCACTCCGAGACGACAACTGGGAACGAGCCAAGATGGTCTCCATTGAGCCCGAGATGCTGTCGGGCAATTGGACCAAGCTGGCGGCGGATCATTCGTTGGCCAAGCGGTTCCAGCGGAACATGCCTGAGCTTTACCAAGCCAACGGCCCCGGCGCCACTTTGGAATTCACTTTCGAAGGCACCAACGCGGGAGTGTTCGACATCCTCGGTCCGGATGGTGGCGAAGTGCGTGTCCAAATTGACGGGAATGAATTCACTCGTAATCGGATCGATGGCTATTGCACCTACCACCGAATGGCAACACTGAAAGTTGGCTCGGAGTTGGAACCGGGCAAACACACCGTCAAAATTGAACTGTTGCCGAATCAACTGGACAAACGAGAGATCCTCTTTGAACGAAACCAAACGGATTTCGATGCGAAGCCAGAAAAGTACAAAGACCACACATGGTACGCCTCATCATTGATGCTAATCGGCGACCTAGAACGTTGA
- a CDS encoding cytochrome P450, translated as MRNGTSYLQNFFPGYRRLSRLPKQCLAINPFAGDCMPSRVRLLAPRSDRPTQPFPHRWNYEDPVRILETYFWKADEEQGPGRHNRYLDVPGFAPVLVTRDPGMIRAIATATGDREGQFDRDTLPSVGIARATGTDTLLYANGAEWKKQRKIAACPFGKTTLFQPEQFCEFADTFRETVRGRIDVLRQHLTASGKKTVDIQLEPEVKVVMLEMLTNNFFGADISYEELREKYVPALERVIDHIVKDTVKNRLGIPWRKFPSVSDRIVRAKADDATFEELTQRILVPRGEKKALWKQFKSDAPDAKLISNLKVFLAGALEATTSYATWAISHLARHPDAQEKVFEEVKDIDVYTPEILAGAKYLRAVLDETLRLTPSLYFLPRRATADTWVTSADGRKMFIPWGTHLLLDVWHANRHEDHWGVQVSGYPANEFEPDRWRILAEWGRATKDTLHFGFGHGPRVCPGKHLGELEVGLTVGALVKTFRFQSESPENLARAGVSTKPADGTRVCMSLRLS; from the coding sequence ATGCGGAACGGAACGAGTTACTTGCAAAATTTCTTTCCTGGTTATCGACGCCTCTCACGATTGCCAAAACAGTGCTTGGCGATCAATCCGTTCGCCGGGGACTGCATGCCGTCACGCGTGCGTTTGTTGGCTCCCAGATCAGACCGACCCACCCAGCCATTTCCGCATCGATGGAATTACGAAGATCCGGTTCGTATTCTCGAAACGTATTTTTGGAAGGCTGATGAAGAACAGGGGCCGGGACGCCACAATCGGTATCTCGATGTTCCTGGGTTTGCTCCTGTGCTGGTGACTCGTGACCCGGGAATGATTCGAGCCATCGCGACAGCGACCGGGGACCGAGAGGGGCAATTTGATCGAGACACGCTTCCCTCGGTCGGCATTGCTCGAGCGACCGGCACCGATACGTTGCTATATGCCAACGGAGCTGAATGGAAAAAACAGCGGAAAATCGCGGCTTGCCCGTTTGGTAAAACAACCTTGTTTCAACCGGAACAATTTTGCGAATTCGCCGACACCTTTCGCGAAACTGTTCGCGGGCGGATCGATGTGTTGCGGCAGCATTTGACGGCCAGTGGGAAGAAAACGGTCGACATTCAGTTGGAGCCCGAGGTCAAGGTGGTGATGTTGGAAATGCTGACCAACAACTTTTTCGGTGCCGACATCAGCTATGAGGAACTACGTGAAAAGTATGTTCCCGCTTTGGAGCGTGTGATTGATCATATCGTCAAGGATACGGTGAAGAATCGGCTTGGGATTCCGTGGCGGAAGTTTCCAAGTGTGAGTGATCGAATTGTTCGAGCGAAAGCGGATGATGCGACGTTTGAGGAATTGACTCAGCGAATCTTGGTGCCCCGCGGCGAGAAGAAAGCGTTGTGGAAACAATTTAAATCCGATGCACCGGATGCGAAACTGATCAGCAATCTAAAGGTCTTCCTGGCCGGAGCTTTGGAGGCAACGACGTCCTACGCAACTTGGGCAATCTCTCATCTGGCGCGTCATCCGGACGCGCAAGAGAAAGTCTTCGAAGAGGTGAAGGACATTGATGTTTACACACCAGAGATCTTGGCGGGGGCAAAGTATCTGCGTGCGGTGCTGGACGAGACTCTGCGGTTGACTCCATCGTTGTACTTTCTGCCGCGACGAGCCACCGCCGATACTTGGGTGACATCGGCGGACGGTCGAAAGATGTTCATCCCCTGGGGCACGCATTTGCTGTTAGACGTCTGGCATGCCAATCGCCATGAAGATCACTGGGGCGTGCAAGTATCCGGCTATCCGGCGAACGAGTTTGAACCCGATCGCTGGCGGATTCTTGCTGAGTGGGGGCGCGCAACAAAGGACACGTTGCATTTCGGTTTCGGACACGGTCCGAGAGTTTGTCCCGGTAAACACTTGGGCGAATTGGAAGTGGGGCTGACTGTTGGCGCGTTGGTGAAAACGTTCCGTTTTCAGTCGGAATCGCCGGAGAATCTCGCGCGCGCGGGCGTCTCCACCAAACCAGCCGATGGAACCCGCGTATGCATGTCACTCCGTTTGTCGTGA
- a CDS encoding CDP-alcohol phosphatidyltransferase family protein has translation MKTAEHTALPSTNSDSNVAESDAQSTSTASGHAASSRVVSNLTVPNIICVLRALLSPVMVLLAWNDQGQATLVLFLILTLSDTVDGKLARWLNQRTEIGPKLDSIADAAMYVCLALSLLFLRADLLADEAIWIAAAIGSFIAAECFALLKFGKLPTYHTRTAKTAWLLVGVAAVNLLIGGPAWPLHIAMTSAIVANLESGLLTYSLKEPISDVTSIFHVRGKQNLT, from the coding sequence ATGAAAACCGCCGAACACACCGCGTTACCTTCCACAAACAGTGATTCCAACGTTGCAGAAAGCGATGCACAATCGACATCCACTGCTTCCGGTCATGCCGCGTCCAGTCGGGTTGTTTCCAACCTGACAGTGCCCAACATCATATGTGTCTTGCGTGCGTTGCTATCTCCGGTGATGGTGCTTTTGGCTTGGAACGACCAGGGCCAAGCCACACTGGTCCTATTTCTGATTTTGACCTTGTCTGACACGGTCGATGGAAAGCTCGCTCGATGGCTCAACCAGCGCACGGAGATTGGCCCCAAACTCGACAGCATCGCGGATGCGGCCATGTACGTTTGCTTGGCATTGTCGCTGTTGTTTCTGCGAGCTGACCTATTGGCGGATGAAGCCATTTGGATTGCCGCGGCGATCGGAAGCTTCATCGCGGCAGAGTGTTTTGCTCTGCTCAAGTTTGGAAAACTGCCGACCTACCACACTCGAACGGCCAAGACCGCTTGGCTCTTGGTCGGGGTCGCCGCGGTCAACCTGTTGATCGGCGGACCAGCTTGGCCTCTTCATATCGCCATGACGAGCGCTATCGTTGCCAATCTCGAAAGTGGACTGCTGACCTATTCTTTGAAGGAACCGATCAGCGATGTGACGTCAATCTTTCATGTCCGCGGGAAACAAAACCTGACCTAG
- a CDS encoding phosphatidate cytidylyltransferase has protein sequence MTNVAISVFGLLLVGTIYRLATLRDWTSDLARKRLGSLLSWWIVATWVLLCAVGGTIIASLLFATVSTLALREYARLAFHHDDESGQPAIEPHFEDRTNALPAMPIMVVGYVCIALLYAGLAAGADHTLLVCLPLACVIIAGSVLMATASTKHFTSNVGGIVYGVTLTGCLPAASILLLPSNPTPSLALPGWFLLLIGVTEVNDITAAWFGRALGRHKLAPTLSPNKTVEGFIGGALTTITLATLIGPNITDMSHATSSVFGLAIAIAGTLGDLNMSAIKRSAGVKDSGNVLPGQGGILDRIDSLTFTAPVALLLMKVLS, from the coding sequence ATGACCAACGTTGCAATCTCTGTGTTTGGATTGTTGCTCGTGGGCACCATCTATCGCTTGGCAACGCTGCGGGATTGGACCAGTGATCTGGCTCGCAAACGATTGGGCAGCCTGCTTTCATGGTGGATTGTTGCCACATGGGTTCTCCTGTGTGCAGTCGGTGGAACGATCATCGCCTCCTTGTTGTTTGCGACGGTGAGCACGCTCGCACTCCGCGAATATGCGAGATTGGCTTTTCATCACGACGACGAAAGCGGCCAACCCGCTATTGAACCCCACTTCGAAGACCGGACAAACGCTCTGCCCGCCATGCCGATCATGGTGGTAGGTTACGTCTGCATCGCATTGCTGTACGCGGGGCTCGCTGCGGGTGCGGACCACACGCTCCTCGTTTGCCTCCCACTGGCGTGCGTCATCATCGCGGGCAGTGTGCTGATGGCGACGGCTTCCACGAAACACTTCACAAGCAACGTTGGGGGCATTGTTTACGGAGTCACCCTGACCGGCTGTCTTCCTGCTGCATCAATTTTGTTGCTTCCATCCAACCCGACCCCGTCACTCGCACTTCCGGGTTGGTTCTTGTTGTTGATTGGCGTAACGGAAGTCAACGACATCACCGCGGCATGGTTCGGCAGGGCGTTAGGACGACACAAACTCGCCCCGACCCTTTCGCCCAACAAGACCGTCGAAGGATTCATCGGTGGCGCCCTCACCACAATCACGCTAGCCACTCTTATCGGCCCGAACATAACCGACATGTCGCACGCAACGAGCAGCGTTTTTGGTTTAGCAATCGCGATTGCGGGGACTCTTGGCGATCTCAACATGTCCGCGATCAAACGTTCCGCAGGGGTGAAGGACAGCGGCAATGTCTTGCCCGGGCAAGGCGGCATTCTTGATCGCATCGATTCCCTCACATTCACCGCCCCGGTCGCACTGCTGCTGATGAAGGTCCTCTCATGA
- a CDS encoding TVP38/TMEM64 family protein — MRRWLILVLVVALLATLWYFSDASMHHETIAENEKWIRSLINDHPILSIAAATGIYILTSLIPGTTGKSILYGWLFGLWIGLAIVSLSLTIAACIALLSVRLMFRDWALRKVPRLVRKIESALNVGGQATCLLTLRLLHAPYTGVNYSAGATNVRITTFAWTTLIGMIPSNVVFVLAGSRLPSVDRLGQLDLWTVVDWKILLVSSVVIAIPLIITHSSRRFRETGEDTSPIEGSSR, encoded by the coding sequence ATGCGACGATGGCTGATCTTGGTGCTGGTCGTGGCACTTCTCGCGACGCTTTGGTATTTCTCGGATGCTTCCATGCATCACGAAACCATCGCGGAAAACGAGAAGTGGATTCGGTCCCTGATCAACGACCATCCCATCCTTTCAATCGCAGCAGCCACTGGCATCTACATTCTCACGTCGTTGATCCCCGGAACGACAGGCAAATCCATCCTCTACGGATGGCTGTTCGGTCTGTGGATCGGCCTGGCAATTGTCAGTCTTTCGCTGACAATCGCCGCCTGCATCGCTTTGCTATCCGTTCGACTGATGTTTCGCGATTGGGCACTTCGAAAAGTCCCTCGATTGGTTCGAAAAATCGAATCCGCTCTCAACGTGGGTGGCCAAGCGACATGTTTGCTGACACTTCGATTGTTGCATGCACCCTACACGGGAGTGAACTATTCGGCCGGCGCCACCAACGTGCGGATTACGACATTCGCATGGACAACGTTGATTGGCATGATCCCCAGCAACGTCGTCTTCGTACTCGCGGGCTCTCGTCTTCCCAGCGTTGATCGTTTGGGACAACTGGATCTGTGGACCGTGGTGGACTGGAAGATTCTTCTGGTCAGTTCGGTCGTGATCGCGATCCCGTTGATCATCACTCATTCATCGCGGCGATTTCGTGAGACTGGCGAAGACACAAGTCCCATCGAAGGAAGCTCGCGATGA
- a CDS encoding TraR/DksA family transcriptional regulator has product MTRNDLIRSLVNKLQRRAAEIQEMVRTEFAELQHVSDHTVGDAGDRGIESHASELTSRMAESESRELADIEEALERLRDGTFGDCEDCGKSIPMNRLQVVPHARRCVRCQKASENSQLMAV; this is encoded by the coding sequence ATGACTCGAAACGATCTGATCCGCAGCCTGGTGAACAAACTTCAACGTCGAGCAGCGGAGATCCAGGAAATGGTTCGCACCGAGTTCGCTGAGCTTCAGCACGTCAGTGATCATACCGTCGGCGACGCCGGTGATCGCGGCATTGAATCTCATGCCAGCGAACTGACCAGCCGCATGGCCGAATCAGAAAGTCGCGAACTGGCCGACATTGAAGAGGCTCTGGAACGATTGCGAGATGGAACGTTTGGTGATTGCGAAGATTGCGGGAAATCGATTCCGATGAATCGTCTGCAAGTCGTCCCTCACGCTCGCCGGTGTGTGCGATGTCAAAAGGCAAGTGAAAATAGTCAACTGATGGCCGTGTGA
- a CDS encoding diacylglycerol/lipid kinase family protein produces MNSSVSILCNPHASGWDRCRDDLERSASERGHDLVKLDPDDHWLDQIRNNSPQRLCIFGGDGTLSKVVQKLDHEKMLDRFELGLIPGGTGNDFARSIGMHGLPWRDAYATATEQPATPIDLIDIRNGSAHLIINAATAGFGGLVSGEVSSADKQRWGSMAYWITAVTHLTSLPKYSLELTFQDDTQAKFEVFGLAVASGRYVGGGFPVAPEATVNDGLLDVTVVPVMPVSELLAAGVDTTFGWYHESGRIATFTARWVRVESTPPLPYSLDGETEQSDGVEFSVRPAAMRVACHSEAVGVQSPGAFQTATQP; encoded by the coding sequence ATGAATTCATCCGTTTCCATCCTCTGCAACCCTCATGCGTCCGGCTGGGATCGTTGTCGCGATGACCTTGAGCGTTCAGCGAGCGAGCGAGGACATGATCTGGTCAAACTCGATCCAGACGACCATTGGCTTGATCAAATCCGAAACAACTCTCCACAACGGCTTTGTATCTTCGGAGGCGACGGGACACTCTCCAAGGTGGTCCAAAAACTTGACCACGAAAAGATGCTGGATCGATTCGAACTGGGTTTAATCCCAGGCGGAACCGGAAATGACTTTGCTCGCTCAATCGGAATGCACGGACTGCCATGGCGTGACGCTTACGCTACCGCAACAGAGCAACCAGCAACGCCAATTGATTTGATTGACATTCGCAATGGTTCCGCCCACTTGATCATCAACGCCGCCACAGCTGGCTTCGGCGGATTGGTTTCGGGTGAAGTCAGTTCGGCCGACAAGCAACGGTGGGGATCGATGGCATACTGGATCACCGCCGTCACCCATCTGACATCGTTACCGAAGTACTCACTCGAGTTGACCTTTCAAGATGACACACAAGCCAAGTTTGAGGTGTTTGGATTAGCGGTGGCATCCGGTCGGTATGTCGGTGGCGGGTTTCCGGTGGCGCCCGAGGCAACAGTCAATGATGGTTTGCTGGATGTCACGGTTGTGCCCGTGATGCCCGTTTCTGAATTGTTGGCCGCGGGAGTCGACACAACGTTTGGCTGGTATCACGAATCCGGGCGTATCGCGACCTTCACCGCTCGCTGGGTTCGCGTCGAGTCCACACCTCCGCTGCCATACAGTTTGGATGGCGAAACCGAACAAAGTGACGGCGTTGAGTTTTCTGTCCGCCCCGCAGCAATGCGTGTCGCCTGTCATTCTGAAGCCGTCGGCGTGCAGTCACCCGGTGCGTTCCAAACTGCCACCCAGCCGTAA
- a CDS encoding metallophosphoesterase family protein codes for MKILHISDVHFGPPYLPNVGEALLRTAPSIDPDVVVVSGDLTQRAKPQQFQQAAEFIKQLPDVPRIVIPGNHDVPLYRIMERLTDPHRYYRQYISNELNTVLQTPDALFVGLDSTAPRSAISNGRIHPSQLDFCRDAFGSVPDGLAKIVVAHHHFAPAPDYLHDQTMPKAKRAINLFVKLGVELILGGHLHRAFIGNTLDFYPGAGRAHGIVIVQCGTTTSRRGRGREKEKNSFNEIDVTEQTIIVTHHIFDDQTGQFAPLSRHEFARGGRRLENASPRSSHNPRATKSIESNPLPQTLRSTRV; via the coding sequence ATGAAAATCTTGCATATCTCCGACGTTCACTTCGGACCACCCTATTTGCCGAACGTCGGTGAGGCGTTGCTTCGGACGGCTCCCTCGATCGATCCAGACGTCGTGGTGGTCAGTGGTGATCTGACCCAACGGGCCAAACCGCAGCAGTTTCAACAGGCCGCTGAGTTCATCAAGCAACTGCCAGACGTTCCTCGGATTGTCATTCCAGGCAATCATGACGTGCCGCTATACCGAATCATGGAACGACTGACTGATCCGCATCGTTACTATCGCCAATACATCAGCAACGAACTGAACACGGTGCTTCAAACACCCGATGCCCTCTTCGTGGGCCTCGACTCCACCGCTCCGCGATCGGCCATCAGCAACGGACGCATTCATCCGTCACAACTCGATTTTTGTCGCGATGCATTTGGCAGTGTTCCGGATGGGTTGGCAAAGATTGTTGTCGCACATCATCACTTTGCGCCGGCACCAGACTACTTGCACGACCAAACGATGCCGAAGGCGAAGCGAGCGATCAACTTGTTCGTCAAGCTCGGAGTCGAACTGATTTTGGGCGGCCATTTGCACCGTGCCTTCATTGGCAACACGCTCGACTTCTATCCGGGTGCAGGTCGCGCTCATGGCATTGTGATCGTCCAGTGTGGAACAACGACATCACGCCGTGGTCGAGGACGTGAGAAAGAGAAGAACTCGTTCAACGAGATTGACGTGACCGAGCAAACGATCATCGTGACTCATCATATTTTTGACGATCAAACGGGCCAGTTCGCTCCTTTGAGCCGACATGAATTTGCCCGAGGTGGGCGTCGACTGGAAAACGCTTCCCCACGATCCAGCCACAATCCGCGTGCGACAAAGTCGATTGAATCCAACCCACTCCCTCAAACGCTTCGGTCGACGAGAGTGTAA
- a CDS encoding c-type cytochrome translates to MRLAITGGMVAGTLGWMVGVNQDTASRAATRRPVPVRLVATNQSSSSQPYPPGELGEIVRLGESLVKTTNTHPLSSPFVGNSLKCTSCHLDAGRHKEAGSFIGVAAAYPAYSPREKSVITLEDRILNCFIRSQNGTRPPNGSKVPVAIAAYITWLSQGTPLKMNPAKPLGPNHMTLLAEPPKAPSVDRGESLYMDRCASCHSDDGLGSDDGPPVWGDQSFNDGAGLAGVQKMASWLQVAMPLDDADLTDQEAYDIAAYVNSHDRPNFAPN, encoded by the coding sequence TTGCGGCTTGCGATCACGGGCGGCATGGTCGCGGGGACATTGGGTTGGATGGTGGGGGTGAATCAGGATACGGCATCTCGGGCAGCAACCAGACGTCCCGTTCCGGTGCGATTGGTTGCAACGAATCAATCGTCATCGAGCCAGCCCTACCCGCCTGGAGAACTCGGCGAAATCGTGAGGCTCGGTGAGTCGCTGGTCAAAACAACCAACACGCATCCGCTATCGAGTCCGTTCGTTGGCAATTCGCTGAAGTGCACCTCCTGTCACCTGGATGCCGGTCGGCATAAAGAGGCGGGATCATTCATCGGAGTTGCGGCGGCGTACCCCGCTTACTCCCCCAGAGAGAAAAGCGTGATCACGCTCGAAGATCGGATTTTGAACTGTTTTATCCGAAGTCAGAATGGGACCCGGCCACCGAATGGTTCCAAGGTGCCGGTCGCGATTGCCGCTTACATCACTTGGCTATCACAGGGCACTCCCCTGAAGATGAACCCGGCAAAGCCGCTCGGTCCAAACCACATGACGCTGCTCGCCGAACCTCCCAAGGCACCCAGTGTTGATCGAGGTGAGTCGCTTTACATGGATCGCTGTGCTTCGTGTCATTCGGACGATGGATTGGGAAGCGATGACGGGCCGCCGGTTTGGGGTGATCAATCTTTCAACGACGGTGCCGGGCTGGCTGGAGTGCAAAAAATGGCGTCCTGGCTTCAAGTCGCGATGCCTCTGGACGACGCCGATTTGACCGACCAAGAGGCATACGACATCGCCGCTTACGTGAATTCGCACGATCGGCCAAACTTCGCACCGAACTGA
- a CDS encoding multidrug effflux MFS transporter yields the protein MDLEQKPALPLGEFVTLMALMMALVALAIDAMLPALPIIGEELGAKHENDSQLIVSLLFLGMALGQLFFGPLSDSIGRKTALCAGLGLFVVGSMVSLVAESFTWVLVGRFVQGLGVAGPRSVSLALIRDQYEGRAMARVMSFVMTIFILVPVIAPTLGQAILWVANWRAIFAVLAVLALMLFGWFAWRQPETLLPSHRMPFSLQRILHVSREVCTNRIAFGYTMVAGLVSGAFLGFLSSAAQIFQQQYGLGSLFPIYFAVLASAAGVASLMNANLVMRFGMRALISHAMLSLAVTSAAFFGFAFLHAGSPPLWCTMAYLLAIFFAIGILFGNLNSLAMEPLGHVAGIGSALVGSISTLISVPLGILIGHSYNGTILPLVGGFAVLGALSLLVMRWIESAAVQPCTTVL from the coding sequence ATGGATTTAGAACAAAAGCCTGCCTTGCCGTTGGGTGAGTTCGTGACCCTGATGGCGTTGATGATGGCCCTCGTCGCGTTGGCGATCGATGCGATGCTGCCCGCCTTGCCAATCATCGGTGAGGAACTCGGGGCCAAGCATGAGAACGACAGCCAACTCATCGTGTCATTGCTTTTCCTCGGCATGGCTCTGGGGCAACTGTTCTTTGGACCACTGTCAGACAGCATTGGCCGAAAGACGGCGTTGTGCGCCGGGCTCGGTCTGTTCGTTGTAGGGTCGATGGTCTCGCTGGTCGCGGAAAGCTTCACATGGGTGTTGGTGGGACGCTTCGTTCAGGGACTCGGCGTCGCCGGACCTCGCAGCGTTTCGTTGGCGTTGATCCGTGACCAATACGAAGGGCGGGCCATGGCACGAGTGATGTCGTTCGTGATGACCATTTTTATCTTGGTGCCAGTGATCGCGCCGACTTTGGGCCAAGCAATCCTTTGGGTGGCGAATTGGCGAGCGATTTTTGCGGTGCTCGCCGTCTTGGCTTTGATGCTGTTTGGTTGGTTCGCATGGCGACAGCCGGAAACACTCTTGCCGTCGCATCGAATGCCGTTCTCGCTGCAACGAATCCTTCACGTCTCACGCGAAGTTTGCACCAATCGTATCGCGTTTGGTTACACGATGGTCGCGGGTTTGGTGTCGGGGGCGTTTCTGGGGTTTTTGAGTTCGGCGGCTCAGATCTTTCAGCAACAATACGGACTCGGTTCGTTGTTTCCGATCTACTTTGCCGTGTTGGCATCGGCCGCCGGTGTTGCCTCGCTGATGAATGCCAATTTGGTAATGCGTTTTGGCATGAGAGCATTGATCAGCCACGCGATGCTATCGCTCGCCGTCACCTCGGCCGCTTTCTTTGGATTCGCATTTCTTCACGCCGGAAGTCCTCCGCTGTGGTGCACGATGGCTTATCTGCTCGCGATATTCTTTGCCATCGGAATCTTGTTTGGAAACTTAAATTCCTTGGCGATGGAACCATTGGGGCATGTCGCTGGGATAGGATCCGCACTGGTTGGTTCGATTTCAACATTGATCTCTGTGCCGCTCGGTATCCTGATCGGTCACAGTTACAACGGCACCATTTTGCCATTGGTAGGCGGTTTCGCGGTCCTGGGAGCATTGTCATTGCTGGTCATGCGATGGATCGAAAGTGCTGCGGTACAACCCTGTACAACCGTTTTATAA